In the genome of Podarcis raffonei isolate rPodRaf1 chromosome 17, rPodRaf1.pri, whole genome shotgun sequence, one region contains:
- the C17H19orf53 gene encoding leydig cell tumor 10 kDa protein homolog, translated as MAQGKRKFQARKAASAGKKAAAAAAAAAARGPRKGGRIIAPKKARVIQQQKLKKNLEVGIRKKIEHEVVMKASAKLPKKLSVLKAPKADTTKEPGHSSKP; from the exons ATGGCTCAGGGGAAGCGCAAGTTCCAGGCGCGCAAGGCGGCCTCCGCGGGGAagaaagcggcggcggcggcggcagcggcagcggccCGAGGGCCTCGCAAAGGAG GCCGCATAATTGCTCCCAAGAAGGCTCGGGTCATCCAGCAGCAGAAACTGAAAAAG AACCTGGAGGTGGGCATCCGTAAGAAGATTGAGCACGAAGTGGTGATGAAGGCCAGCGCTAAACTACCCAAGAAACTGAGTGTGCTGAAGGCACCCAAAGCGGACACCACAAAAGAGCCAGGCCACTCCAGCAAGCCTTAG
- the YJU2B gene encoding probable splicing factor YJU2B — MGERKGVNKYYPPDFDPAKHGSLNKYRNSHPLRERARKLSQGILIIRFEMPYNIWCDGCQNHIGMGVRYNAEKKKVGNYYTTPIYRFRMKCHLCPNHIEMQTDPANCDYVIVSGARRKEERWDVEANEQIVATAHEEKQKLETDAMYRLEHGSKDQSKLQRALPTLQNIQEAQSAWKDDFALNSRLRRKFREEKKVLQEEEKKDLALQSKACLSIPLVRESDEDRHLAALLKYQSLGSYEDKQKQKRSEIVDRPWFSSAQVSSPKANDTLKKLALSGKSPAGKTPVAMNDLGVVRRKSRDRERASAEEESEASDPTSCVNTQDQDSAVKKVSLDSLTGPEVGSQKAEGSPLSHFSTSLVADYSDSASDPEAEL, encoded by the exons ATG ggggaaagaaaaggagtCAATAAGTATTACCCACCCGATTTTGATCCAGCCAAG CATGGCTCCCTTAATAAGTACCGCAACAGCCATCCGCTACGGGAAAGAGCCCGTAAACTCTCCCAGGGTATCCTCATCATCAG GTTTGAGATGCCTTATAATATCTGGTGTGATGGCTGCCAGAACCACATTGGCATGG GTGTTCGCTACAATGCTGAGAAGAAGAAGGTTGGCAACTACTACACAACCCCCATCTACAG GTTCCGTATGAAATGTCACCTTTGCCCCAACCACATTGAGATGCAGACGGACCCAGCCAACTGTGATTATGTCATTGTCAGCGGTGCCCGGCGTAAGGAAGAGCGCTGGGATGTGGAAGCGAATGAGCAGATAGTGGCCACAG CCCACGAGGAGAAGCAGAAGCTGGAGACAGATGCCATGTATCGGTTGGAGCATGGCTCAAAGGATCAGAGCAAGCTACAGCGAGCCCTCCCCACCCTGCAGAACATCCAAGAGGCTCAGAGCGCCTGGAAAGATGACTTTGCGCTCAACAGCCGCCTTCGCCGGAAATTCAGG gaagaaaagaaagtcctgcaagaggaggagaagaaagatcTCGCCCTGCAGTCAAAAGCATGCCTGAGCATCCCACTTGTGAGAGAGTCTGACGAAGACCGCCATCTGGCGGCGCTCCTCAAGTACCAGAGCCTTGGCT CTTATGAAgacaaacagaagcaaaaacgCAGTGAGATTGTTGACCGCCCATGGTTTTCATCTGCCCAGGTCTCAAGCCCCAAAGCCAATGACACCCTGAAAAAACTGGCACTGTCGGGGAAATCCCCAGCTGGCAAGACACCCGTAGCGATGAACGACCTGGGTGTTGTGCGTCGGAAATCCAGGGATAGGGAACGAGCTTCAGCCGAAGAGGAGAGTGAGGCTTCAGATCCCACATCATGCGTTAACACGCAGGACCAGGACAGTGCAGTGAAGAAAGTGTCCCTTGACTCTCTCACGGGGCCTGAAGTGGGTTCCCAAAAGGCTGAAGGAAGCCCCCTATCCCATTTTTCTACCTCTCTTGTTGCAGATTATTCTGACTCTGCATCTGATCCTGAAGCTGAACTGTGA
- the LOC128404879 gene encoding LOW QUALITY PROTEIN: translation machinery-associated protein 7-like (The sequence of the model RefSeq protein was modified relative to this genomic sequence to represent the inferred CDS: substituted 1 base at 1 genomic stop codon), producing the protein MSEWDGGKKEPLKQPKKQVKEMDEGDKAFRRKQKXEQKKVVELKAKAVGKGPLTGGGIKKSGKKEQMDETIGQEKHSLSLDAWQQDRFPG; encoded by the coding sequence ATGTCAGAATGGGACGGTGGCAAGAAGGAACCCTTGAAACAGCCCAAGAAGCAAGTAAAGGAAATGGATGAGGGAGACAAAGCATTCAGGCGAAAACAAAAGTAGGAGCAAAAGAAAGTCGTTGAGTTGAAGGCAAAAGCAGTTGGCAAGGGCCCACTTACTGGAGGTGGGATTAAGAAATCTGGTAAGAAGGAGCAGATGGATGAGACTATAGGGCAAGAAAAGCATTCACTCTCATTGGATGCTTGGCAGCAGGATCGATTTCCAGGCTGA